In the Myxococcus guangdongensis genome, one interval contains:
- a CDS encoding amidohydrolase, producing MRRDPRWKARSPGRLVSRPVMGAAALLLLVSCATTGRPHPSDAAAVSTVFLGKVLTLDEQGTVAQAVSVDARGRILKVGSEQDVMAGLGDGVATVRLTPEQVLLPGFIDPHMHFLPTLIQSVLGTHNLAPCLPPPYGQPAADCATRADLLGALSSMKLGAQVPGDSKEFVLGMNLDPSRQQFVKGGCGVSGEVPFTKQPKLYLDACVSKDRPVLVLDQSGHLAYVNDKAIEVVCKGVKDCAPPASVAAGGGAWDRDANGYTGLLKEAAGYAPFMAAMQKSLPLGLVYTDPAQLLSGFEQELAQGIQALRAAGLTTLADGGLSSVAQLQAVKHVAEREGFPLRITGVVTHDVATAKALQPTGPACDPTKDAGCALPRWLGAGGIKLWVDGSTQGCTAWLQKPYHYENHGHCAGEGEGRADFDSVKAITDSLRPLWSTSSWRFQLHANGNLANAWALDAFSQLQQEKVNPHRVLFIHNTVGEERLSRDIGLLRQGTLKTADGKTVPALDAHVTHLIGHVAYWGAVFEDILGEATARNIDPTGFDLRFGVPFSFHSDSMVTPARPLWFVAQAVSRRTWAYPDFQKSKVLGAEHRVSVAQALRAVTVEPARQHELDGWLGTIEPGKVADFVVLGSNPLDFDQDPSKDPLDISRIPVIQTYLNGKPTAPSP from the coding sequence ATGCGTCGAGATCCGCGTTGGAAGGCCCGTTCCCCCGGTCGTCTGGTTTCACGTCCCGTCATGGGCGCCGCGGCGCTCTTGCTGCTGGTCTCCTGCGCGACGACCGGGCGCCCCCACCCGAGTGACGCGGCCGCCGTGTCCACCGTGTTCCTCGGGAAGGTGCTCACCCTGGATGAGCAGGGGACGGTGGCCCAGGCCGTCTCGGTGGATGCGCGGGGCCGCATCCTGAAGGTGGGGTCCGAGCAGGACGTGATGGCGGGGCTCGGTGATGGGGTGGCGACCGTGCGCCTGACACCCGAGCAGGTCCTGCTGCCGGGGTTCATCGACCCGCACATGCACTTCCTGCCGACGCTGATTCAGAGCGTGCTGGGCACGCACAACCTGGCCCCCTGCCTGCCGCCACCGTACGGACAGCCCGCGGCGGACTGCGCCACCCGCGCGGACCTCCTGGGCGCGCTGTCATCGATGAAGCTGGGCGCCCAGGTGCCCGGGGACAGCAAGGAGTTCGTCCTGGGCATGAACCTGGACCCGTCGCGGCAGCAGTTCGTCAAGGGCGGCTGTGGCGTGAGCGGTGAGGTGCCCTTCACGAAGCAGCCGAAGCTCTATCTCGACGCGTGTGTGAGCAAGGACCGCCCCGTGCTCGTCCTGGACCAGTCTGGCCACCTGGCGTACGTGAACGACAAGGCCATCGAGGTGGTCTGCAAGGGCGTGAAGGACTGTGCTCCGCCCGCCTCGGTCGCGGCCGGCGGTGGCGCGTGGGACAGGGACGCGAACGGCTATACGGGGCTGCTCAAGGAGGCCGCTGGCTATGCGCCCTTCATGGCCGCCATGCAGAAGAGCCTGCCCCTGGGCCTGGTGTACACGGACCCCGCGCAGCTGCTCTCCGGCTTCGAGCAGGAACTCGCGCAGGGCATCCAGGCGCTGCGCGCGGCCGGACTCACGACCCTCGCGGACGGAGGGCTCTCGAGCGTCGCGCAGCTCCAGGCCGTCAAGCACGTCGCGGAGCGGGAGGGCTTCCCGCTGCGCATCACCGGCGTGGTGACGCATGACGTGGCCACCGCCAAGGCCCTCCAGCCGACGGGCCCCGCGTGCGACCCGACGAAGGACGCCGGCTGCGCGTTGCCCAGGTGGCTGGGCGCCGGTGGCATCAAGCTCTGGGTGGACGGCTCCACGCAGGGCTGCACCGCGTGGCTCCAGAAGCCCTACCACTACGAGAACCACGGGCACTGCGCGGGAGAGGGCGAGGGCCGGGCGGACTTCGACAGCGTCAAGGCCATCACCGACAGCCTGCGTCCGCTCTGGAGCACGTCGTCCTGGCGGTTCCAGCTCCATGCCAACGGAAACCTCGCCAACGCGTGGGCGCTCGACGCCTTCAGCCAGCTGCAGCAGGAGAAGGTCAACCCGCACCGGGTGCTGTTCATCCACAACACGGTGGGCGAGGAGCGGCTCTCCCGGGACATCGGCCTGTTGCGCCAGGGCACCCTGAAGACAGCGGACGGCAAGACGGTGCCCGCGCTCGACGCGCACGTGACGCACCTCATCGGCCACGTGGCGTACTGGGGCGCGGTGTTCGAGGACATCCTCGGCGAGGCGACGGCGAGGAACATCGACCCGACGGGGTTCGACCTCCGCTTCGGCGTTCCGTTCTCATTCCACAGCGACTCCATGGTGACGCCGGCGCGTCCGCTCTGGTTCGTCGCCCAGGCCGTCAGCCGTCGCACCTGGGCCTATCCGGACTTCCAGAAGAGCAAGGTGCTCGGCGCGGAGCACCGGGTGAGCGTCGCGCAGGCGCTGCGCGCCGTCACGGTGGAGCCGGCGCGCCAGCACGAACTCGATGGATGGCTGGGGACCATCGAGCCGGGCAAGGTGGCGGACTTCGTCGTGCTGGGCTCCAACCCCCTCGACTTCGACCAGGACCCGTCGAAGGACCCGCTGGACATCAGCAGGATTCCGGTGATTCAGACCTACCTCAACGGAAAGCCCACCGCGCCGAGCCCCTGA
- a CDS encoding ABC transporter permease — translation MRWMKDRYHALRALVRRGQLEDDVAEELEFHLAMRTEEYVAQGMTPEAARAEALARFGDVKAYREETHVIDERMAREKRRTELWDMVTRETRQALRSLSRSPSFAVMAVLTLALGLGATTALFSVVDAVVLRPLPYADPERLVWLDSPVPKLAPEARWDLSEAGYHHFQREAHGFASLGALDTSNVSLAAEEGALRVDVALVSASLMDVLRARPALGRLITPDVDAPGAPRTVVLGYDFWVRQYGADPKVLGTSIRLDDEPTEVIGVMAPGFHLPDDTVDLWRPLQLDPASPPANSHWVRAAGRLKDGVTLEQAQAELSMLTTRLPELFPGAYSDSFMRDTGFTTRVSPLSRHVVGDADRVLWILLGSVALVLLIACANVANLFLVRSEARSRELAVRSALGAGRWDLAWHSLTESLLLCGVAAGLGLLLAQGALSLLVSMEPSGLPRLREIGLDWRGVLFAGGLALLAGSVFGLFPLLGGEKALARLRESGRGLTSSRRGNLVRGGMVVGQVGLAVVLLAAAGLMLRSYWTLHRVDPGLDSRDVLTFDIVLPRTRYTGYDEVNRFYGELLSRIEALPGVKSASLSTHLPLRSFGGCAGMAVEGLALERSKMPCVTAPGVAPGYFKALGIPLVQGRELTWDDLEQRSEGVVVTKALADRLWPGQDPLGKGIRGNGFGPPFYKVVGVTGPLRAHGLDKAPSEAVFFPLAPAADLPLWGPRRSPAVVVRMATSRPESLTPEIRRILAEMDGTVPLANAQTMDRVLAKSPSVARASFTLFLLGIAGGMALLLSAVGLYGVITFIVGQRRGEMGIRLALGARATQVAGMVVLQSLRFTGLGIALGLLGALLMGQVLGALLFEVSAADPLVLAAVCALLAALAVLASFGPARRAARVDPAEVLRSE, via the coding sequence ATGCGCTGGATGAAGGACCGCTATCACGCCCTGCGCGCGCTCGTGCGGCGCGGGCAGCTCGAGGACGACGTGGCGGAGGAGCTGGAGTTCCACCTCGCCATGCGCACCGAGGAGTACGTGGCCCAGGGAATGACACCCGAGGCGGCGCGCGCGGAGGCGCTGGCGCGCTTCGGCGACGTGAAGGCCTACCGCGAGGAGACCCACGTGATTGACGAGCGCATGGCACGCGAGAAGCGCCGCACGGAGCTCTGGGACATGGTGACGCGCGAGACGCGGCAGGCGCTGCGCTCCTTGTCGCGCAGCCCGTCCTTCGCGGTGATGGCGGTGCTCACCCTCGCGCTCGGGTTGGGGGCGACGACGGCGCTGTTCTCGGTGGTGGACGCGGTGGTGCTGCGCCCGTTGCCGTACGCGGACCCGGAGCGGCTGGTCTGGCTCGACAGCCCGGTGCCGAAGCTCGCGCCGGAGGCGCGGTGGGATTTGTCCGAGGCGGGCTACCACCACTTCCAGCGGGAGGCCCACGGCTTCGCGTCCCTGGGCGCGCTCGACACGTCGAATGTCAGCCTCGCGGCCGAGGAGGGCGCGCTGCGCGTGGACGTGGCGCTGGTGTCGGCCAGTCTGATGGACGTGCTGCGCGCCCGTCCCGCGCTCGGCCGCCTCATCACCCCGGACGTGGATGCTCCCGGCGCGCCGCGCACGGTGGTGCTCGGCTACGACTTCTGGGTGCGGCAGTACGGCGCGGACCCGAAGGTGCTGGGCACGTCGATCCGCCTGGATGACGAACCCACGGAGGTCATCGGCGTCATGGCGCCGGGCTTCCATCTCCCGGACGACACCGTGGACCTCTGGCGGCCGCTGCAGCTGGACCCGGCGAGCCCGCCGGCCAACTCGCACTGGGTCCGGGCCGCGGGCCGGCTGAAGGACGGCGTCACGCTGGAGCAGGCGCAGGCGGAGCTCTCCATGCTGACCACGCGCCTGCCGGAGCTGTTCCCCGGCGCGTACTCCGACAGCTTCATGCGGGACACGGGCTTCACCACCCGCGTGTCGCCGCTGTCCCGGCACGTGGTGGGGGACGCGGACCGCGTGCTGTGGATTCTGCTCGGCTCGGTGGCGCTGGTGCTGCTCATCGCGTGCGCCAACGTCGCCAACCTCTTCCTCGTGCGCTCCGAGGCGCGCTCGCGGGAGCTGGCGGTGCGCTCCGCGCTGGGCGCCGGGCGCTGGGACCTGGCGTGGCATTCGCTCACGGAGAGCCTGCTGCTCTGCGGCGTCGCCGCCGGGCTGGGGCTGCTGCTCGCGCAGGGGGCGCTGAGCCTGCTGGTGTCGATGGAGCCCTCGGGGCTGCCTCGCCTGCGGGAGATTGGCCTGGACTGGCGTGGCGTGCTGTTCGCCGGAGGGCTGGCGCTGCTGGCGGGGAGCGTCTTCGGGCTCTTCCCGCTGCTCGGGGGCGAGAAGGCGCTGGCGCGGCTGCGCGAGTCGGGGCGGGGGCTGACATCCTCGCGCCGCGGCAACCTGGTGCGCGGAGGGATGGTGGTGGGGCAGGTGGGGCTGGCGGTGGTGCTGCTGGCCGCCGCGGGGTTGATGCTGCGCAGCTACTGGACGCTGCACCGGGTGGACCCGGGGCTGGATTCTCGCGACGTGCTCACGTTCGACATCGTGCTGCCGCGCACGCGCTACACGGGCTACGACGAGGTGAACCGCTTCTACGGCGAGCTGCTGTCGCGCATCGAAGCGCTGCCCGGGGTGAAGAGCGCCAGCCTGTCCACGCACCTGCCGCTGCGCAGCTTCGGCGGCTGCGCGGGCATGGCCGTCGAGGGCCTGGCCCTGGAGCGCTCCAAGATGCCCTGTGTCACCGCGCCCGGCGTGGCGCCCGGCTACTTCAAGGCGCTGGGCATCCCGCTCGTGCAGGGGCGCGAGCTGACGTGGGATGACCTGGAGCAGAGGTCGGAGGGCGTGGTGGTGACGAAGGCACTCGCCGACCGGCTCTGGCCGGGGCAGGACCCGCTGGGCAAGGGCATCCGGGGTAACGGCTTCGGCCCGCCGTTCTACAAGGTCGTCGGCGTGACGGGGCCTCTGAGGGCCCACGGGTTGGACAAGGCGCCCTCGGAGGCGGTGTTCTTCCCGCTCGCGCCGGCCGCGGACCTGCCGCTGTGGGGACCGCGCCGCTCGCCCGCCGTGGTGGTGCGCATGGCCACCTCCCGTCCGGAGTCGCTCACGCCCGAAATCCGGCGCATCCTGGCGGAGATGGACGGCACGGTGCCGCTGGCCAACGCGCAGACGATGGACCGCGTGCTGGCGAAGTCGCCGTCGGTGGCGCGGGCGTCCTTCACGCTGTTCCTGCTCGGCATCGCCGGGGGCATGGCGCTGCTCCTGAGCGCGGTGGGGCTCTACGGCGTCATCACCTTCATCGTGGGCCAGCGGCGCGGGGAGATGGGCATCCGTCTGGCATTGGGGGCCCGGGCGACGCAGGTGGCGGGCATGGTGGTGCTCCAGTCGCTGCGCTTCACGGGGCTGGGCATCGCGCTCGGGCTGCTGGGGGCGCTGTTGATGGGGCAGGTGCTGGGCGCGCTGCTCTTCGAGGTGAGCGCGGCGGACCCGCTGGTGCTGGCGGCGGTGTGTGCGCTGCTCGCCGCCCTGGCGGTGCTGGCGAGCTTCGGGCCCGCGCGCCGTGCAGCGCGCGTGGACCCGGCCGAGGTGCTGCGCTCGGAGTAG
- a CDS encoding PadR family transcriptional regulator — translation MQTELLQGTLDMLILKTLTGGPMHGYAVASWLQRTTDDALRVEEGSLYPALHRMTKRGWVKADWGVSENNRRAKFYTLTAEGRRQLAQEASSWARMTEAVSKVLQARPALQGA, via the coding sequence ATGCAGACCGAGCTGCTGCAGGGCACGTTGGACATGCTCATCCTCAAGACGCTGACCGGCGGGCCGATGCACGGCTACGCGGTGGCGAGCTGGCTCCAGCGCACGACGGACGACGCGCTGCGGGTGGAGGAGGGCTCGCTGTACCCGGCGCTGCACCGCATGACGAAGCGGGGCTGGGTGAAGGCGGACTGGGGCGTGTCCGAGAACAACCGCCGCGCGAAGTTCTACACGCTGACGGCGGAGGGGCGCAGGCAGCTCGCGCAGGAGGCCTCCTCCTGGGCGCGGATGACCGAGGCCGTGTCGAAGGTGCTCCAGGCGCGGCCCGCGCTGCAGGGCGCCTGA
- a CDS encoding serine hydrolase domain-containing protein, translated as MLAPTRHAPARLAALLLSTWLTTTPAWAAPDASYPLPSISSRHESSIEKGRAFARELLASKHLPGLSVAVAQRGQVLWSEGFGYADLEQHVPVTPLTRFRVGSISKVFTAAAVARLVEEGRLELDAPIQKYVPSFPQKPWPVTTRQLTGHVAGVRHYVDKDEVIFQQAKHFDSVARALELFQSDPLLFEPGTRYAYSSYGWNLVSAVIEGASREEFLRQLHRSVLEPLGLRHTSADHPHRLIPDRTRFYAPGPSGTHVHAAHVDNSYKWAGGGLLSTAEDLVLFGSAHLQPGFLRKDTLALLFTSQKLQSGKETGVGIGWRIGVTATGRRFFHHRGAIEGGRGLLLLFPDSQLVVALLTNMYADVVEEHAAQLAELFLAEPPPAAR; from the coding sequence ATGCTCGCCCCAACCCGCCATGCGCCCGCACGACTCGCCGCCCTGCTCCTGAGCACCTGGCTCACCACGACACCCGCGTGGGCCGCGCCGGACGCGTCGTACCCGCTCCCGTCCATCTCCTCGCGTCATGAGTCGAGCATCGAGAAGGGCCGCGCCTTCGCGCGCGAACTCCTCGCGAGCAAGCACCTGCCGGGGCTCTCCGTGGCCGTCGCGCAGCGCGGACAGGTCCTCTGGTCCGAGGGCTTCGGCTACGCGGACCTGGAGCAACACGTCCCCGTGACACCCCTCACGCGCTTTCGCGTGGGGAGCATCTCCAAGGTCTTCACCGCCGCCGCCGTCGCGCGTCTGGTGGAGGAGGGACGCCTGGAACTCGATGCCCCCATCCAGAAGTACGTGCCGTCCTTCCCCCAGAAGCCGTGGCCCGTGACGACGCGCCAGCTCACCGGCCACGTGGCGGGCGTGCGTCACTACGTGGACAAGGACGAGGTCATCTTCCAACAGGCGAAGCACTTCGACAGCGTCGCCCGCGCCTTGGAACTCTTCCAGTCGGACCCGCTCCTGTTCGAGCCGGGCACGCGCTACGCGTACTCCAGCTACGGCTGGAACCTGGTGAGCGCCGTCATCGAGGGCGCCTCCCGCGAGGAGTTCCTGCGCCAGCTGCACCGCTCCGTCCTGGAGCCGCTGGGCCTGCGTCACACGAGCGCGGACCATCCGCATCGGCTGATTCCGGACCGCACGCGCTTCTATGCGCCGGGCCCCTCGGGGACCCACGTGCACGCGGCCCACGTGGACAACAGCTACAAGTGGGCCGGAGGCGGTCTGCTCTCCACCGCCGAGGACCTGGTGCTCTTCGGCTCCGCGCACCTGCAGCCCGGCTTCCTGCGCAAGGACACCCTGGCGCTCCTCTTCACGTCGCAGAAGCTCCAGTCCGGCAAGGAGACGGGCGTGGGCATCGGCTGGCGAATCGGCGTCACCGCCACGGGACGACGCTTCTTCCACCACCGAGGTGCCATCGAGGGCGGACGCGGCCTGCTGCTGCTCTTCCCGGACTCGCAGCTCGTCGTCGCGCTGCTGACCAACATGTACGCCGACGTCGTCGAGGAGCACGCCGCCCAGCTCGCCGAGCTGTTCCTCGCCGAGCCGCCGCCCGCCGCGCGGTGA
- a CDS encoding LytR/AlgR family response regulator transcription factor, translating into MNAAAAIRALVVDDEPLAREGLRLLLASDPEVTVVGEAGNGPDAVRLIREQRPDLVLLDVQMPELNGFEVLARLAPGEVPAVIFVTAYDRYALRAFDIHALDYLLKPFRDERFHDAVGRAKAHLRMARMSDLSHRLLSVLSTYGEREVTPPPAPVPVTASEPWVRRLAIRDTGRVVFLDVDEIEYLEAADYYVQIHAGGKSHLHRETLQSLEARLDPERFMRIHRSIIVNSRRIRELRSEGRRDLVVVLAGGAELRVARSHREKLQHLR; encoded by the coding sequence ATGAACGCGGCCGCCGCCATCCGCGCGCTCGTCGTGGATGACGAGCCCCTGGCCCGCGAGGGGCTGCGCCTGCTGCTGGCCTCGGACCCCGAGGTCACCGTGGTGGGGGAGGCCGGCAACGGGCCGGACGCCGTGCGCCTCATCCGCGAGCAGCGCCCGGACCTCGTGCTGCTCGACGTGCAGATGCCGGAGCTCAATGGGTTCGAGGTGCTCGCCCGGCTCGCCCCGGGTGAGGTGCCCGCGGTCATCTTCGTCACCGCGTATGACCGCTACGCGCTGCGCGCCTTCGACATCCACGCGCTCGACTATCTGCTCAAGCCGTTCCGCGATGAGCGCTTCCACGACGCCGTCGGCCGCGCCAAGGCACACCTGCGCATGGCGCGCATGTCCGACTTGAGCCACCGGTTGTTGTCCGTGCTCTCCACGTATGGAGAGCGTGAGGTCACGCCGCCTCCCGCTCCGGTGCCTGTCACTGCCTCGGAGCCCTGGGTGCGCAGGCTCGCCATCCGAGACACGGGGCGCGTGGTGTTCCTCGACGTGGACGAAATCGAGTACCTGGAGGCCGCGGACTACTACGTGCAGATTCACGCGGGCGGCAAGTCCCACCTCCACCGCGAGACGCTGCAGAGCCTGGAGGCGCGGCTGGACCCGGAGCGCTTCATGCGCATCCACCGCTCCATCATCGTCAACTCACGCCGCATCCGTGAGCTGCGCAGCGAGGGGCGACGGGACCTGGTCGTGGTGCTCGCGGGCGGCGCCGAGCTGCGCGTGGCACGAAGCCACCGCGAGAAGCTCCAGCACCTGCGCTGA